The proteins below are encoded in one region of Pseudobacteroides sp.:
- a CDS encoding PilZ domain-containing protein yields the protein MYSSFNIRMSKLFKKKEDDLPFRPGTVVSIKHEIFPEPVLSLVQETDGKYLYIAYPKEFKSYSIQLGDPICCRIKNIDCEYLIESSINNISIVYPAYLRVFVDKFTRFDNKRETKRYNVDMCSKVSVISEDNCIIKNDIKLYVKDLSLGGLYGIIPKKNLEGISNRYSLNLNLNAGFGQNIKFDAEIVRIINRELSNEVGIKIKYIDDENSKILESLIRKLESETGSKLVKYLVNGERIKVCD from the coding sequence ATGTATAGCAGTTTTAATATTAGAATGAGTAAACTGTTTAAAAAAAAGGAAGATGACCTTCCTTTCAGACCTGGCACAGTTGTGAGTATTAAGCATGAGATTTTTCCGGAACCGGTTTTAAGTCTTGTACAGGAGACAGATGGGAAATATCTTTATATTGCTTATCCAAAAGAATTTAAAAGTTATAGTATTCAGTTGGGTGATCCCATTTGCTGCAGGATTAAAAATATTGACTGTGAATATTTGATAGAGAGCAGTATAAATAATATCAGCATTGTATATCCTGCATATTTACGGGTGTTTGTTGATAAATTTACTAGGTTTGATAATAAACGGGAAACCAAGCGGTATAATGTTGACATGTGTTCAAAAGTATCGGTTATAAGTGAAGATAATTGCATCATTAAAAATGATATAAAGCTGTATGTAAAGGATTTAAGCCTTGGAGGATTATATGGCATTATTCCTAAGAAAAATCTTGAAGGAATTAGCAACAGATATTCTCTGAATCTTAACTTAAATGCAGGTTTTGGCCAAAACATTAAATTTGATGCTGAGATAGTCAGAATAATAAATAGGGAACTATCCAATGAGGTTGGTATCAAAATTAAATACATTGACGATGAAAATAGCAAGATTCTAGAGTCTCTTATAAGAAAACTGGAAAGCGAAACGGGATCCAAGTTGGTCAAATATCTAGTGAATGGTGAAAGAATAAAGGTCTGTGATTAA